Genomic window (Vidua macroura isolate BioBank_ID:100142 chromosome 3, ASM2450914v1, whole genome shotgun sequence):
AGCTTTTGTCACAGGCTACCAGGTGTAGCTCTTCAAAGCAGTTCTCCGATTTGCTGTGGCAAAGTGCTTGTAAGTAGGCAGGATTTTTCAAGCCACTCATGGCACATTCGTAAAAAGTCCCGTTCAGCAAAGCCACGGAAAGCCACATCACTGGGGCTACCAGAGCATTTAAAGTGATTTGTCCAAAGACGTAAAAGAAATGGCAAATATTCTCCCTGGGGAATATTTTCCTGGGATTCACCCAGCAGCCTGTAAAGAGTTTCCAGGTCTTGCTGTTCAAGAAGTATCCAATAACCAGCAAAACAAGAGCTGGTGAGAAGAGAAATACCAAACCGTACCTGAAGCTTTCATTGCTGCAAGGGCATCTGAAAGCAACAAGAGAAAACACACGTTCACCTCCCATTGTCAGCAGCGCCATAAAACTGTAACCTATAGCGGTTTTCCGGTTCATAAAGAACTTCAGGATTGTTTGGAATGCATCCATGTCTGGTACTCACTAAGGAGGTGAAAATCGAGGCAGTTTCTCTCCGTTGGCAGCGGTGCGCGGCGGGGCAGAGCTCTCCCGAGGAGGCGCAGCCCGACGCTCTCCCGCCTGCCCACGCCCTGCCGAGATAACGCCGTGATGTCACTGCTGCAGAATGGCGCTGGCAGGGCAGATGTGGCACATTCACAGTAGCATTCACCGGCAGtggaaagaaagcaagcagcaCTCTGTCTAACCAGCTAAGTTTGCAGTCTTGGAAGTCTTGtgggctgtttgttttttgaagcGACTGCAGATGGAGAGATCAGAGTTGCGGGAGATCTTGAGCTGTGATTCTAAAAGTTGCTGGAGAGGTAGTGAATGACCTAATATAGATGCTAATGGTCCCAAGGGAGTATGACATGACTGAAAGCAGACGAGTGATAACAGTAAAACCATTTTGTGTGGTTGTAAATATAGGGACTTCAAAGAAGaacagctctctgctgtgttttcctggagCATCACATAGCTCTAGATTTGCATTGCTAGCTCAAGCTGATCACAAAAGAGACAAATGTACTTGATTTCTAGCCTGTCTGGCTCTCCCCACTTATTTCCTGGTGTAAAATTTGTCTACAGGATGCTTCTTTCTAAAGTTTCACCTCTGGTTTGCACGCAACACATTTAAGCAGCAGAGTTTAATTGTTTTGCAGGTTGCTTTCAAGATGTACCTTGGAGTCACCCCTAGTGTGAGCTGCAATAGTGCCACAGGGAATGAATTCTCCTTAATACTGGACAAAAACCCACTAGTGGACTTTgtggaggagctgccagcagaacGAGCGTCACTTTGCTATTGTAACCTCCTTTGTGGGGTGATTCGAGGTGCCTTGGAAATGGTAAGGAAGGGCACATCTGTTTTCTCCATTCTTTGTTAATTCACAGaagcacaggaaaacaaaatcacttGTTCAGATAAAAGTAGGAAATACAGTATTGTTTAACCTCTCAGGTTAAATGTCTATAGCTAGATAAAAGAGGACAAGGCTGATCCTGGATCCTGAGGTAGAGAAGCACATGGATTATCTCACCTCCACATTGTCCCTGCCTGCTTGTTCAGTGTCTGACTTGGGTGCAAAAGCCAGGTGGGATCAGGAAGCCAGGTAACACTTAAagtggagggacagaggggcaTGTTGGGTTCCTCCACTGTTCCTGGAGCCTATCACACTTCCCTGCACGGCTGTAGCCAGTAATAGTCATTCCTGATTCTTTCCAAATATGTCAAGATAAATAATATTCTTAGGTTACTGTGGTACCTGCTGAAAGAGAGAACAAAGTGTGGATGAGTATAATGTTAAAACCAAAGCATCAGAAGTGTATCAGATGGCAATCCAAATTTTGTTCTTAAATTTAAggtttttgcaaagaaaaaaataaagggcataatttgaaaatttctgACCTGTAGAGCTTTTTCAGGGAGATTACTTTTGGGCTCCTTTATCTTTTTGTCAATATCAAATTTGGCATATATCTTATATTTCAAGAGACAAAAAACTCAACCCTGTGGTGTTATGTACATACATCAGTCTCAGAATTATAGTATCTGATACAAGACTAATTAGCAAAAGTATTATATCATAAGTCTTAGTACATGATCAGGAAATTCTGTGATGACAAAATCATCAAGTATGCAATTTAGGGTCTCAGAAGCACTGGGGAGAGGGGTAATGTGCTATAAATTCCAGTGTCTATAAACTGCCTTCATACTAGCTTAGTTGGGaaagctattttaaaacaatctAGCTATCTGTTTCCTGTGAAATCTGAGAAAGGGGGTCCTCTTGTggtaagagagagaaaaagctcATTATACTGGAGGAGGGTGGAAAACTGGGCATTTCTTTGCTTAACTGATCACACCTGATTGTTTCCAGGTTCACTTAGCAGCAGAAGTTTCCTTCCTGCAGGACAGGCTGAAGGGTGATGCTGTGACAGAAATaggaattacatttttaagGAAGCCTGAAGAcaaaaagcacagaaggaacaaatgaaagaaatattggGAGAAACTCTTGCTGGGGGATATTTTGTGTCTTTTGTTTCAGAAGAAGACAGGGTAAAAACGGCTTTGCTGAGTCAGCTGCACTAGTCACCTGGTTGAAAGGTGAAGAGAGCTGGGCAGCaaagaggaggggcagggcggGGTAGAGCAATGTTAATTGTTGTGACACAGATATCAGTAAAAAAGATCAAAAAGATCTGCCCTTCTTTCTCACATACCCAGGCTCTTGAGCTTAATGGAAATTTTATCTCAGTATTTAGTGTGTGGTAACTATTCATCTGTATATCAGCTGTTTTCAGGTAAAGCTGATGACCTTTTCCCATTTTGTCAGTAATGTTTCAAAGCATGGCTGCTACAGGCACTTTATTTCCCTGGCTGTATGTGGTTATCCAGAAAGGATTCCTCTGCTGTGACTGCTGTATGCAGCGTCTTGCTTACAGGTGCATGTTTTGATGTGTAATGCCTTGCCATTCATTGTCCTCCACACTGGACATCCTGCTGTCATTGAAACCAGGGAGGGATGGGTCTTCACTGATGCTGGTTGTGTTCTTTCCAGACCTTCAGGCCCTACGTGCAGTTTTGCTGTCACTTCTGTTCAGTCCTGTGTACACACCAGGCTTCAGCACTCTGACAAGTGCAGCAATGCATGTGTCTCACCAAGCTATGGGCCTTTTCATGTCAGCCTTCTCTCCAAGAGCACTGATCTTGTGACCAAACTGAGCAAAGCACGATATATTTAACATGTAGCCATTGTCGATCTGTACCTGCCTAAGGAAACCTGAATTAAAATTCTGAGATTGCCACACAACTGGTTTGGTGGTCGTGTTTTCTGCTCTTACCTGGCCTTCACCACCAGCTGTTGAACATCTTCCTCTTGGCAGTGGACTTGTTGCCACAACACGACTGGGAAGTAGAGAAGGAGCAGCCTTAGAGAAACCCAAGTTATAGGAAAGGTTTAAAGTTGTTTGGTGTAATGCAAGATGTCTGGATAAGGGTTGGACAGAACCCCAGGTCCTAGCACAGCACCCTACCCACAAAGCCAGCTTACCCTCTTCTCACCAAAATGCTTGTTTTAAACTGGAATACCAACAACTAAGTTCAGTGTAGCCCCAAGTTAACTCCAATTTTATCAGTGTTTTGTACCTTCTTCTCCTATTTTTCTCTCAGTCTGTTTACATCTTCATCATGCTAAGTGGGGGCATCTCTTACTTTGGGTTCATTCTTACCAGACCTATATAGTCCTCATGATAATCTCTCTCCCTTTGCTTGCCTTAATGGTGTGGTACAGTGGTGGCATAGCAGAACGGAGCTTTAAGTGTGCAATTTTGTAGGGAACAAAAACTAAATTATTTGTTATCCAGCCTTGGTCTCAGCCCAGCTGCTGTTACCTGCTACCAGTAAGAAGTGCCAAATGTATGTGTAACAATATGTTTTAACTAGTAACAAAGTtccctgactttttttttttttaattattcttactgttttttaaattagagCTGAGATGTGTTGTGGAATTTCACTGCCTGTGCAAGAGCCCTCAGTAGGGTTTTTGATGGTTGAGATGTACATGTGGCCAACCACAGTAAAGGCTGTTCATTGGCAATGGCCATTTTTCCAGCAACACTATCCAAAtagtctctttttaaaaattattattatcttGAAAATGAATAACCTATACTGTCCTTGTTTTCTTACAGAGTTACAGAACTGTtagggttggaagagacctctgaaggtcatctagtccaacgTCCCTGacaaggcagggtcacctagagcaggtgacacaggagcaCATCTAGGTTGGTCTGAattgtctccagagagggagactccatgacctccctgggcagcttgtgccagtgctctgccacccttcTCATGCTGAGGTGAAACTTCTTGTGCTTTAGATTGTGGCCATTGCTCCCCCTGCAGTTGCTGGGCACCATTGAAAAGAGTCTGGGACCCTCCTCTTGACACCCACCTTTGAGATGCATTAATGAGATCCTCTCTCAATCCTCTCTTCTCTGgactaaacaggcccagctcctgcagtctcCCCTCGTAAGAGGATGCTCCAGACCCAAATCACCTTTATGGCCCTTCTGCTGGGCCCTCTCCAGTAGCTCCTTGTCCTTCTTTTACTGAGAAGCCCAGAATTGGACACAGCACTTCGGATATgacctcaccagggctgagtagagggggaGAAGCatctcccttgacctgctggccacactcttcCCAATGCACCACAGTGTCCCCCCTGGCTAccagagcactgctggctcatagTCAGCTTGTCATCCACCGAGACACCCAGGTCCTTCTCTACAGAGATGCTCTCTAAGAGGTCAGCCCCCAACCTGCATGTTACTCTATAATCATCAAGTTtcttggaaggaaaagagaCTGATCCAGTAAGTGACCatgatgaatatttttaaaaaattcttttctacAAGCAGAATTAAATCTTGTTTTGCCTTCATGTGTTATATTCTTAGTTAATAGTGAGAAAGAAGCTTCCAAGCTTGTTATATTCAGCTAGTTAAAATAgactttctccttcttccttccttgcaAAATGAATGTAACAGATAACTTATTGGGATTCCTGTATGTCTGTCTGAATAATTTCTGAGTTTATTgtgcagaaaaagagaatttctgGGAGAAGTAAATGGACAGCCCATACCAAAAATCTGACTTAGAGATCTGAAATGCTTTCTTAAACAAcagcttttcagaagaaaagtgaACTTTATTATTCTTCATTCAAAACttgtatctttattttttataataagTTGTTCTTTGATAAGAATATTACTACTTACTAATTTGGATTGCAGATTTTTAATGTCCTTAAATGTTTGAATGTGCTTTTAATGTTTGTTAATATATAAGCTTCACCTACACCGCCATGTTATACATGAGCCTAATACAAGCTAAATTTTTTGATCTACAGCTTGCTCTAAGCTTCTCTGAAAGCTTCATTGTAAAGAGAGAGCTAATAAACTAAGCTGAATTTCTGATCAAATCTTCCAttcctttttttgtctctttgatAAGGTTTGGTATTGTCACTCCACCTGCCTA
Coding sequences:
- the LOC128805588 gene encoding calcium homeostasis modulator protein 5-like isoform X2, with product MDAFQTILKFFMNRKTAIGYSFMALLTMGGERVFSLVAFRCPCSNESFRYGLVFLFSPALVLLVIGYFLNSKTWKLFTGCWVNPRKIFPRENICHFFYVFGQITLNALVAPVMWLSVALLNGTFYECAMSGLKNPAYLQALCHSKSENCFEELHLVACDKSSLPFSESDELKRTLQAQSQILGWCVIVTTALLSLLTTCCASCQSKVSHLQLMFWRVYEGTEKEQLEQIFQLYATKLSERNLKCFFENKEPEPISLPAFQAWEDASQLYSFSSSKQHYSTIHRLVEEGQKGISEERETMLDLADRREIP
- the TRAPPC3L gene encoding trafficking protein particle complex subunit 3-like protein, producing the protein MSRSPGRKQENHKISRELFVLTYGALVAQLCKDYEKDEDVNDCLDRMGYSIGVRLIDDFLARSAVKKCRSYSETADMIAQVAFKMYLGVTPSVSCNSATGNEFSLILDKNPLVDFVEELPAERASLCYCNLLCGVIRGALEMVHLAAEVSFLQDRLKGDAVTEIGITFLRKPEDKKHRRNK